Proteins from one Psilocybe cubensis strain MGC-MH-2018 chromosome 11, whole genome shotgun sequence genomic window:
- a CDS encoding Beta-1,2-xylosyltransferase 1: MHGPPASINSLLFHFPPTSTWAIDDMLRLNLRRSTRRPIFALLTFVAILTLTGQINAPISHAQDGLQEVKTRVKTRQIRTGSLASRVLSEQDKEERLEQHIYRKDGLLQVNPNGPHPIFELVREAQRAWDRKLERASTTLQEAVDEYYRRYQRMPPRGFGDWWEYVQKHNVQLPDEYDQIYRDLEPFWGMNPIDLQNIQRDWEAHRDSFTVGKDTFEEPISLKNHTFDDIGPNGMAKGAYEIMDLLKEVENSIPPFRAVFSPHDNPNLVTDRVFKNAAIRAAREGTFVDINNPPKSKALRWLSACPPESAARNQYINWGGEPFRLPLLMVKTFIHDHYRTMDPCEHPSHFLLHGQFISHGKGPEPQRILIPQFSYAPTMLHHDITPAMPINWMEDIAQQGNPEWDERGDTRLQWRGSNTGIWHSDEYRWDLAQRMRLVRWAGDIQEMEDEDLEYLGFAENISVLIPTEKGQKVGRAVRIPKKRWAPAMVDIAYAEKPVNCPPEMCEKLKKIFEYRQRQGMRAAGNYRYYIDVDGNAWSSRFKRLITSHGLVFKSTLYPEWYMDRVAPWVHYIPVQVDLSDLWDCLVFFRGDPQGKGAHEDMARKIAAAGREWSMTYWRKEDLTAYTFRLFLEYSRVMDPNRLSLYFEDVTPRTSRTGRNPKWRDYDGGA; encoded by the exons CAAGAGGTGAAGACTCGAGTTAAAACGCGGCAAATCAGAACCGGGTCATTAGCTTCGAGGGTGCTCAGCGAACAAGACAAGGAAGAGCGGCTGGAGCAACACATCTACCGCAAGGATGGTCTATTACAAGTAAATCCTAACGGACCACATCCTATATTCGAGTTGGTTCGAGAAGCGCAAAGGGCATGGGATCGAAAGTTAGAGAGGGCGAGTACGACACTGCAGGAAGCTGTGGATGAATATTACCGCCGATACCAAAGGATGCCGCCAAGGGGATTTGGAGATTG GTGGGAATATGTTCAGAAACATAATGTTCAACTGCCAGACGAGTACGACCAGATCTATCGTGATTTGGAACCGTTTTGGGGTATGAATCCGATAGATTTGCAGAACATCCAGCGCGACTGGGAGGCGCATAGAGATTCTTTTACGGTGGGGAAAGACACCTTCGAGGAACCTATATCGCTCAAAAATCACACTTTCGACGATATTGGCCCCAATGGCATGGCGAAAGGTGCCTATGAAATTATGGATTTGCTGAAAGAGGTCGAAAATTCAATACCCCCTTTCCGCGCCGTATTTTCGCCCCATGACAATCCCAACTTGGTTACGGATAGGGTTTTCAAAAATGCAGCTATTCGCGCAGCAAGAGAAGGAACGT TTGTTGACATCAACAATCCTCCGAAGTCGAAGGCGTTAAGATGGCTCTCCGCGTGTCCCCCTGAATCGGCTGCAAGGAACCAGTACATCAACTGGGGCGGCGAGCCATTCCGATTACCCCTCTTAATGGTGAAGACGTTCATCCATGACCATTACAGGACAATGGATCCATGCGAGCATCCATCTCACTTCCTTCTGCATGGTCAATTCATATCCCATGGGAAAGGTCCCGAACCGCAACGCATTCTTATCCCACAATTTTCGTACGCACCGACAATGTTGCACCACGACATTACACCCGCGATGCCCATAAATTGGATGGAGGATATTGCGCAACAAGGAAATCCGGAGTGGGACGAGCGCGGTGACACGCGTTTACAGTGGCGAGGGAGCAATACAGGAATATGGCACAGTGACGAGTACCGATGGGATCTTGCGCAGCGCATGCGACTCGTGCGTTGGGCAGGCGACATTCAAGAGATGGAGGACGAAGATTTAGAGTATTTGGGATTCGCTGAGAACATTTCGGTGCTCATTCCTACGGAGAAGGGACAGAAGGTGGGGAGGGCCGTGCGGATCCCAAAAAAACGATGGGCGCCTGCCATGGTAGATATCGCATATGCAGAGAAACCGGTCAATTGTCCCCCTGAGATGTGCGAAAAGCTGAAAAAGATTTTCGAATATCGACAACGCCAGGGGATGCGCGCAGCAGGAAACTATCGGTACTATATTGAT GTTGATGGTAATGCTTGGTCAAGCCGGTTCAAAAGACTAATCACATCGCATGGCCTGGTTTTCAAGTCGACCTTGTATCCCGAGTG GTATATGGACAGAGTCGCGCCATGGGTCCATTACATTCCCGTTCAAGTTGATCTTTCCGATCTATGGGATTGCCTGGTATTCTTCAGAGGCGATCCACAGGGGAAGGGCGCTCATGAGGATATGGCGAGAAAAATCGCAGCAGCTGGCAGGGAATGGAGCATGACATATTGGAGGAAAGAAGACTTGACTGCCTATACATTTCG TTTATTCCTCGAATACTCTCGTGTTATGGACCCAAATCGCCTCTCACTTTATTTTGAAGATGTTACACCGAGGACGAGTAGAACGGGGCGAAATCCCAAATGGCGCGATTATGACGGTGGGGCATAA
- a CDS encoding External alternative NADH-ubiquinone oxidoreductase, mitochondrial yields the protein MQSIRSRALARSIAQSRSLTRPQLSRQLARRTLATESPATASSASSTPPPPPRQSKWSRFLTILGRTTLITLFAGAGGFYYVTQLDRNPGTQLPFDPEKKTLVVLGSGWGTTSLLKTLDTTDYNVVVISPKNFFLFTPLLPSVAVGTLAPRSIIQPTRYITRHKARQVSVIEAEATDVDPINKTVTFVDNSDIKGAVSATTISYDYLVYGVGAEVQTFNIPGVQKHACFMKELGDAERMQREFMDCVETAAFPGQDSKEVDRLLHMVVVGGGPTGVELSGELHDFLEDDLKSWYPELAGKIRITLVEALPSVLPMFSKQLINYTESQFKESKIEILTKTMVKEVKEKSVVLQMPDKSIVEVPCGLVVWAAGNKGRKITQDLMAKLPEDQTNRRGITVDDYMQMKGANGIFAIGDCTATSYAPTAQVASQQGAYLARVLHQIARRDALQARLDALEKAEAHLPPAVSTDSTEAIAAAADDAKKIEAEKEELKRQLAKFKPRPFHYSHQGTLAYIGSDKAIADLPFMNGNIASGGVATFLFWRSAYLSTLFSLRNRTLVATDWIKVKLFGRDVSRE from the exons ATGCAGTCAATACGAAGCCGCG CCCTGGCGAGGTCTATCGCTCAGTCTAGATCTCTTACTCGTCCTCAACTCTCAAGGCAACTCGCGCGACGCACTCTCGCTACAGAGTCTCCAGCTACC GCCTCTTCAGCCTCCTCGACTCCCCCACCTCCGCCTCGTCAGTCAAAATGGAGCAGATTCCTCACAATTCTTGGGCGCACAACCCTTATCACTCTGTTTGCTGGCGCCGGAGGGTTCTACTACGTCACTCAACTGGACCGCAATCCAGGAACACAACTACCATTTGACCCGGAAAAGAAGACGCTGGTCGTGCTCGGCAGTGGCTGGGGAACAACGAGCTTGCTGAAAACACTGGACACCACGGACTACAACGTC GTTGTCATCAGCCCGAAGaactttttccttttcaccCCGCTTTTGCCCAGCGTCGCCGTCGGAACTTTGGCTCCCCGTTCGATTATCCAACCAACACGGTATATCACGAGACACAAGGCGCGCCAGGTTTCCGtcattgaagctgaagccaCGGATGTCGAT CCTATTAATAAAACTGTCACCTTTGTTG ACAACTCGGATATCAAGGGCGCAGTGTCAGCAACCACAATCTCATATGATTATCTCGTATACGGTGTTGGGGCCGAGGTCCAAACCTTCAACATTCCTGGTGTTCAGAAGCATGCTTGTTTCATGAAAGAGTTGGGTGATGCGGAACGG ATGCAACGCGAATTCATGGACT GTGTTGAAACAGCCGCATTCCCAGGACAAGATTCCAAAGAAGTCGACCGCTTGCTGCATATGGTTGTCGTGGGCGGCGGGCCAACTGGTGTTGAACTGAG CGGTGAACTTCACGATTTCCTTGAAGATGATCTGAAGTCATGGTACCCCGAACTCGCTGGCAAAATCCGCATCACCCTCGTCGAGGCCCTTCCTTCTGTGCTTCCCATGTTCAGCAAACAATTGATCAACTACACCGAGTCCCAGTTCAAGGAGAGCAAGATCGAGATCCTCACCAAGACAATGGTTAAGGAGGTCAAGGAAAAGAGCGTCGTCTTGCAGATGCCCGACAAGAGTATTGTCGAAGTTCCTTGTGGGTTGGTCGTCTGGGCTGCAGGTAACAAGGGCAGGAAAATCACTCAGGACCTGATGGCCAAACTTCCCGAGGACCAGACCAACAGGAGGGGTATCACTGTCGATG ATTATATGCAAATGAAGGGTGCCAACGGAATCTTTGCCATCGGTGACTGCACTGCTACGTCATATGCTCCTACCGCCCAGGTCGCCTCTCAACAAGGTGCCTATCTCGCCCGCGTCCTACACCAAATAGCCAGGCGTGATGCCCTCCAAGCACGTCTGGACGCACTCGAAAAGGCAGAAGCCCATCTGCCACCAGCCGTCTCCACAGACTCTACGGAAGCGAtcgccgctgctgctgacgacgccaagaagattgaggcagagaaggaggagTTGAAGAGGCAATTAGCCAAATTCAAGCCCAGACCTTTCCACTACTCACACCAGGGAACCCTGGCATACATTGGTTCTGACAAGGCCATCGCGGACCTGCCCTTCATGAACGGCAAT ATTGCCAGCGGCGGTGTTGCTACGTTCCTCTTCTGGAGAAGTGCGTACTTGAGTACCCTTTTCTCCCTGCGCAATCGCACTTTGGTGGCCACCGATTGGATCAAGGTTAAACTCTTTGGACG TGATGTCAGCAGAGAGTAA
- a CDS encoding Ferroptosis suppressor protein 1, translated as MSASTSQNIVIVGAGFGGLTIYNELVTKVDSSKYNLILINNRSFFTHRPAGLRLIATAEGKLEDTALIPLKDSRFNTGNRKLVVGEVTSIVDDDTKGHYVVLNSGEQIDFSILILSPGSNWDGPLAFGNTKAEIVELATTWRTRFEKANDIVIVGGGSIGLELAGEIKDLDQNKNVTIVHAQPLLLNDSYPERWRRRTAKDLEARGVNLVLGEYVDEVEVVDGKVSTRSKKSIKADLVVPTRGPSPNTKFIESLGSEVLNAKGYIKVLPTLQLPQHERIFALGDAIDWNEQKQAAKIRDHAPAIVNNVLFLLGEKKSLIQYKGALELIVLTNGKNGGSGYIGILWGIVVGNWFARMVKSRDLLVERSATGLQLQ; from the exons ATGTCGGCATCTACTTCCCAGAATATTGTTATTGTTGGCGCTGGCTTTGGAGGGCTCACTATCTACAACGAACTGGTCACGAAGGTTGACTCTTCGAAGTACaacctcatcctcatcaacaATCGCTCTTTCTTCACCCATCGACCCGCCGGCTTGCGATTAATTGCAACCGCTGAAGGCAAACTAGAAGATACTGCCCTCATTCCCTTAAAGGACTCTAGGTTCAACACCGGGAACAGGAAACTTGTTGTTGGAGAAGTCACTTCGATCGTCGACGATGACACAAAAGGACACTATGTCGTCCTGAACTCCGGAGAACAAATCGACTTCTCGATCCTGATTCTTTCTCCTGGTAGTAACTGGGACGGACCCCTTGCCTTTGGAAACACGAAAGCAGAGATTGTAGAGCTAGCAACCACATGGAGAACCCGTTTCGAGAAAGCAAATGATATTGTCATCGTGGGTGGAGGTTCCATAGGACTTG AACTGGCTGGTGAAATCAAAGACTTGGACCAAAATAAGAATGTGACCATCGTGCACGCCCAACCACTGCTCCTCAATGACTCTTACCCCGAGCGTTGGAGACGACGGACCGCAAAGGACCTTGAAGCACGAGGTGTTAACCTCGTCCTTGGTGAATACGTTGATGAAGTGGAAGTCGTTGATGGCAAGGTCTCTACTCGATCCAAGAAATCCATCAAAGCCGACCTCGTG GTTCCGACAAGGGGCCCGAGTCCTAACACCAAATTTATCGAATCTCTTGGATCAGAGGTATTGAACGCTAAAGGTTACATCAAAGTTTTGCCAACTCTTCAGCTCCCTCAACACGAGCGCATTTTTGCCTTGGGTGACGCCATTGACTGGAACGAGCAAAAGCAAGCCGCAAAAATTCGGGATCATGCCCCCGCTATCGTTAACAATGTTCTCTTCCTTCttggagagaagaagagtcTGATCCAGTACAAAGGAGCCTTGGAGTTGATAGTTTTGACGAATGGCAAG AATGGGGGCTCCGGTTACATCGGAATTCTATGGGGTATTGTTGTTGGAAACTGGTTTGCAAGGATGGTTAAATCTAGAGACCTTTTGGTGGAAAGGTCAGCGACGGGATTACAGCTTCAGTAA
- a CDS encoding Aconitate hydratase, mitochondrial, with amino-acid sequence MLNITNKTADAVRALRHVAKGMATAAPRIGDTKVAMSLLEKNAFINYQRIEDNLVIVRERLNRPLTLSEKILYGHLDDAANQDIVRGTSYLKLRPDRVACQDATAQMALLQFMSAGMDTAAVPTTVHCDHLIEAQVGGVKDLARAISINKEVYDFLATATAKYGLGFWKPGSGIIHQIILENYAFPGGLMIGTDSHTPNAGGLGMIACGVGGADAVDVMAGIPWELKCPKVIGVNLTGKIGGWTTPKDVILKVAGILTVKGGTGAIVEYTGSGVESLSCTGMATICNMGAEIGATTSLFPFNERMAEYLKATKRPEIAAYAQQFAHNLKADKGAEYDQVIEINLSELEPHINGPFTPDLATPISKLAAEAKKNNWPDEIKVGLIGSCTNSSYEDMSRSAALFKEAKDAGLELKSKFTVTPGSEQVRATIARDGQIEAFENAGGVVLANACGPCIGQWDRQDVKKGEANTIVTSYNRNFTGRNDANPATHAFVASPDIVTALAFAGSLSFNPLTDTLPTPSGKPFKFSPPSGFALPPSGYDPGEDTFQAPPQDRASVQVKVDPKSDRLQLLKPFAPWDGKDPKDLPVLIKVAGKCTTDHISAGGPWLKYRGHLENISQNCLIGAINSENGEANKVQNQLDGTWGGVPQVAAAYRAAGIKWVVIGDHNYGEGSSREHAALEPRFLGGAAIIVRSFARIHETNLKKQGMLALTFANPEDYDKLKGTDKVDIIGVETFAPGKNLTLVAKHADGSVDEIPLAHSFNEGQIEWFKAGSALNLMAAKAKAAGSA; translated from the exons ATGCTCAACATCACCAACAAAACTGCAGATGCAGTCCGTGCCCTGCGGCATGTAGCCAAGGGCATGGCCACAGCAGCCCCTCGCATCGGCGACACCAAAGTCGCCATGTCTCTCCTCGAAAAGAACGCCTTCATCAACTACCAGCGCATTGAGGATAACCTCGTCATTGTTCGGGAAAG ACTCAATCGCCCTCTCACCCTTTCCGAGAAGATTCTCTATGGTCATCTTGACGACGCTGCAAACCAGGATATCGTCCGTGGTACCAGCTACCTCAAGCTTCGTCCTGAC CGAGTTGCCTGCCAGGATGCAACAGCTCAG ATGGCTCTGCTCCAATTCATGTCCGCTGGAATGGACACCGCTGCCGTGCCCACCACCGTTCACTGCGACCACTTGATTGAGGCCCAAGTCGGCGGCGTCAAGGATCTCGCTCGTGCTATCTCTATCAACAAGGAGGTCTACGACTTTTTGgccaccgccaccgccaaGTATGGCCTTGGCTTCTGGAAGCCCGGCTCTGGTATCATTCACCAGATTATCCTCGAGAACTATGCCTTCCCCGGTGGACTTATGATTGGGACGGACTCTCACACCCCCAACGCTGGAGGTCTCGGTATGATTGCTTGCGGTGTCGGAGGTGCCGATGCCGTTGACGTCATGGCTGGCATTCCCTGGGAGCTCAAGTGCCCCAAGGTCATCGGTGTTAATCTTACTGGCAAAATCGGCGGATGGACTACTCCCAAGGACGTTATTCTCAAGGTTGCTGGCATTCTTACCGTCAAGGGTGGAACTGGCGCTATCGTCGAGTACACTGGTTCTGGTGTCGAGTCTCTCAGCTGCACGGGTATGGCTACTATCTGCAACATGGGTGCTGAAATCGGCGCGACGACTTCCCTCTTCCCCTTCAACGAACGCATGGCTGAATACCTCAAGGCTACCAAGCGCCCTGAGATTGCCGCCTACGCTCAACAGTTCGCTCACAACTTGAAGGCTGACAAGGGCGCGGAATACGACCAGGTCATCGAAATCAACCTTTCGGAACTCGAGCCCCACATCAACGGACCTTTCACCCCTGATCTCGCTACCCCCATCTCCAAGCTCGCTGCTGAGGCCAAGAAGAACAACTGGCCCGATGAGATCAAGGTCGGCCTCATTGGTTCCTGCACCAACTCTTCCTACGAGGACATGTCGCGCTCTGCTGCTCTCTTCAAGGAGGCTAAGGATGCTGGTCTCGAGCTCAAGTCCAAGTTCACCGTTACCCCCGGATCAGAGCAAGTTCGTGCTACCATCGCCCGTGACGGACAGATTGAGGCTTTCGAGAACGCCGGAGGAGTTGTCCTTGCCAACGCTTGCGGACCTTGCATCGGACAATGGGACAGACAGGACGTTAAGAAGGGCGAAGCCAACACTA TCGTCACCTCTTACAACCGCAACTTCACTGGACGTAACGACGCTAACCCCGCCACCCACGCCTTTGTCGCTTCCCCCGATATTGTGACCGCCCTTGCCTTTGCTGGATCCCTCTCCTTCAACCCCCTCACTGATACTCTCCCCACTCCTTCCGGCAAGCCTTTCAAGTTCTCGCCTCCTTCTGGATTCGCTCTCCCTCCCTCCGGCTACGACCCTGGTGAGGATACCTTCCAGGCCCCTCCTCAGGACCGCGCTTCCGTCCAAGTCAAGGTTGACCCCAAGAGCGACCGTCTCCAACTCTTGAAGCCTTTCGCTCCATGGGATGGCAAGGACCCCAAGGATCTCCCTGTTTTGATCAAGGTCGCTGGCAAGTGCA CTACTGACCACATCTCCGCTGGTGGACCCTGGTTGAAGTACCGTGGACACCTCGAGAACATCTCTC AGAACTGCCTCATTGGTGCTATCAACTCCGAGAACGGTGAAGCCAAcaaggttcagaaccagcTTGACGGAACCTGGGGCGGTGTCCCACAAGTCGCTGCTGCCTACCGCGCTGCTGGCATCAAGTGGGTCGTCATCGGTGACCACAACTATGGTGAAGGTTCTTCCCGTGAGCATGCCGCCCTCGAGCCCCGTTTCCTCGGTGGTGCTGCTATCATCGTCCGCTCTTTCGCCCGTATCCACGAGACCAACTTGAAGAAGCAAGGCATGCTCGCTTTGACCTTTGCCAACCCTGAGGACTATGACAAGCTTAAGGGCACCGACAAGGTTGACATCATTGGCGTTGAGACCTTTGCTCCTGGCAAGAACTTGACCCTTGTCGCCAAGCACGCTGACGGCTCCGTCGAC GAGATCCCTCTTGCTCACTCTTTCAACGAGGGTCAAATTGAGTGGTTCAAGGCTGGCTCTGCCCTCAACTTG atGGCTGCCAAGGCCAAGGCCGCTGGCTCTGCTTAA
- a CDS encoding Iron-sulfur protein NUBPL: MPRKGGPIERRSIANVEKVVVVASGKGGVGKSTIALNLAFALALRKNERTNAPLRVGILDLDIFGPSIPTLMSLKNAGEPALTNGGAILPMTNHGLPCMSMGFLIPSTIPGSEDNTDTPIVWRGLMVQKAVQQLLFDVDWSKDGQGLDVLVIDMPPGTGDVPLTLGQLVKVDGCVIVSTPQDVALSDVRKGIAMLKKVSVPITGLVLNQAYYLCPGCSTNTPRYLFGETKNFYDVASKLHTPVLGELPLVEGVSRSSDQGYPYVLRDSKSVDLDDGNGDVVWRSNMAQIAASVNSALWKNV, from the exons ATGCCGCGCAAAGGTGGTCCTATAGAACGGCGGTCGATTGCTAATGTCGAAAaggtggttgtggttgctAGCGGAAAAGGAGGCGTTGGAAAAAGTACAATAGCGC TTAATCTGGCgtttgcacttgcacttcGTAAAAACGAGAGAACAAACGCGCCGTTGCGCGTCGGAatcctcgacctcgacatATTTGGTCCTTCGATACCAACTCTTATGTCACTCAAGAATGCCGGGGAACCAGCCTTGACAAACG GGGGAGCTATTCTACCAATGACAAATCACGGCCTTCCTTGCATGTCTATGGGGTTTCTCATCCCATCCACCATTCCCGGGTCAGAGGATAACACAGATACACCCATCGTGTGGCGCGGGTTAATGGTTCAAAAAGCCGTGCAGCAGCTACTATTCGACGTGGACTGGTCTAAAGACGGACAAGGACTGGATGTCCTTGTCATCGACATGCCTCCTGGAACGGGCGATGTTCCTCTTACCCTGGGCCAACTTGTGAAAGTCGATG GTTGCGTTATCGTATCTACCCCACAAGATGTCGCACTATCGGACGTTAGAAAAGGGATAGCGATGTTAAAAAAGGTCTCTGTTCCG ATTACAGGACTGGTCCTAAATCAAGCATATTATTTGTGTCCAGGGTGCAGCACAAATACACCGAGATATTTATTCG GCGAAACAAAGAACTTTTACGACGTTGCTAGCAAACTTCATACCCCAGTTCTTGGCGAATTACCTCTTGTAGAGGGCGTCAGTCGGAGCTCAGATCAAGGGTATCCTTACGTTTTGAGAGACTCCAAATCTGTCGACCTTGACGACGGCAATGGTGATGTGGTCTGGAGGTCTAATATGGCACAGATCGCTGCAAGCGTTAACTCCGCTCTTTGGAAAAATGTTTAG